In a genomic window of Bemisia tabaci chromosome 1, PGI_BMITA_v3:
- the LOC109035740 gene encoding uncharacterized protein gives MMKQSTLILLGVMATVHVVMSHCGARNCGAGCGCGAGWGSYGGGYGSGCGAGFGRYGGVVGGFGNGLGGIGGGFGRGFGGFGGAGGFGGTGGFGGFGGGAGAGSAAAAAAAAGTIVQPVAGPGRIIVQEAPTVVPEYVDSAPIVLEQEAAPRFVFGDSTPVRLSHQSRPAVIEHFETPYIIDAVQRTAFVNHASCPVIIDHYEQPEVICDEGLPVIYEPACGGSGSSCGCGAAGCDGSCGISDCACI, from the coding sequence ATGATGAAGCAAAGTACCTTGATTTTGTTAGGTGTCATGGCCACGGTGCACGTTGTTATGAGCCACTGTGGTGCCCGTAATTGCGGCGCCGGATGCGGCTGCGGGGCCGGTTGGGGATCATACGGAGGAGGCTACGGGTCCGGATGCGGCGCTGGCTTCGGGCGCTACGGCGGAGTGGTAGGAGGATTTGGCAACGGACTTGGAGGCATCGGCGGTGGTTTTGGCAGAGGATTCGGTGGTTTCGGAGGAGCTGGAGGTTTCGGAGGCACCGGTGGCTTCGGAGGATTCGGAGGTGGCGCTGGAGCCGGTTCGGCCGCCGCAGCCGCTGCCGCTGCCGGAACAATCGTACAACCGGTTGCTGGACCAGGCAGAATCATCGTCCAGGAGGCACCAACCGTTGTCCCAGAATACGTGGACAGTGCACCCATCGTCTTAGAGCAGGAGGCTGCTCCCAGGTTCGTCTTCGGTGACTCTACCCCGGTCCGGCTATCCCACCAGTCCAGACCGGCAGTGATCGAGCACTTCGAGACCCCGTACATCATCGATGCCGTTCAACGCACGGCCTTCGTCAACCACGCTTCTTGCCCTGTCATCATCGACCACTACGAACAACCCGAGGTCATCTGCGACGAGGGACTCCCGGTCATTTACGAGCCTGCCTGTGGGGGTTCTGGCTCTTCCTGCGGGTGTGGAGCAGCTGGTTGCGACGGTAGCTGTGGCATATCTGACTGCGCCTGCATCTAA